Proteins encoded by one window of Tunturibacter psychrotolerans:
- a CDS encoding ribonuclease T2 family protein → MKTFSVRRFMATCLPLLVLVACCLRSGAQEKGEPGKFDFYLMNLAWGPEFCSVPGAGSECKAPRGFVLHGLWPQNYNGSYPVNCAERSGPSHPELNLDITPDLPLLDHEWKKHGTCTTMSPEEFFGLEHQAFHSVRIPKKLRDLKHEEPLRPKDILHLFAKANPSFPQGSIVVSCAKERLTAVEVCLAKDGLLPISCQGLHGCDSEAVKILPTSRE, encoded by the coding sequence ATGAAGACTTTCTCTGTGCGGCGTTTTATGGCGACCTGTCTGCCATTGCTGGTATTGGTGGCTTGTTGTTTGCGTAGCGGTGCTCAGGAGAAAGGAGAGCCGGGGAAGTTCGACTTCTATCTGATGAATCTTGCGTGGGGACCGGAGTTCTGTTCGGTTCCGGGGGCGGGTTCGGAGTGTAAGGCACCACGTGGATTCGTGCTGCATGGGTTGTGGCCGCAGAACTACAACGGATCGTATCCGGTGAACTGCGCGGAACGTTCGGGGCCGTCGCACCCTGAGCTGAATTTAGATATCACTCCCGACCTTCCGCTGCTGGATCATGAGTGGAAGAAACATGGGACGTGTACGACGATGTCGCCGGAGGAGTTCTTTGGGTTGGAACATCAGGCGTTTCATTCGGTGAGGATTCCGAAGAAGCTGCGTGATCTGAAGCACGAGGAGCCGTTGAGGCCGAAAGATATCCTCCATTTGTTTGCGAAGGCTAATCCTTCGTTCCCGCAAGGAAGCATCGTTGTGAGTTGCGCGAAGGAACGGCTGACAGCGGTTGAGGTTTGTCTGGCGAAGGATGGATTGTTGCCGATTTCTTGTCAGGGTCTGCACGGATGCGATTCGGAGGCCGTGAAGATTTTGCCCACTTCAAGAGAGTGA
- the coaBC gene encoding bifunctional phosphopantothenoylcysteine decarboxylase/phosphopantothenate--cysteine ligase CoaBC → MKAERIKVTVGVCGGIAAYKSVELVRLLQDAGYDPHVVMTAAAEKFVTPLTFAAISGHRVITSLWSEEAGTGSAEEDPEAEHSSVEHIQAAQSTRLLVVAPATANMLAKFAHGLADDFLSTMYLATTAPVIVAPAMNVNMWEHPAVQANVATLRARGVKVIEPGSGYLACGMVGGGRLAEPASIVTAVAEMLAEDARDDAGQQGRRDFTGEVVLVTAGGTREPIDPVRYIGNRSSGRMGYAVAEAAMRRGARVVLISAPTTLPCPAGIEVEQVVSVEDMRAAVMAQLNEATVVVMAAAVSDYRVKDVADRKMKRDGAQAISLELAGTVDILREVVGRRRDGTLVVGFAAETEDAIANGRGKLERKGVDAVVVNDVSKEGIGFDSEQNAGSFLTKDGMVEFPVMSKAEMAERILDEVLKLRVGTAH, encoded by the coding sequence ATGAAGGCAGAACGTATCAAGGTTACGGTTGGGGTTTGCGGGGGGATTGCGGCCTATAAGTCTGTGGAGCTGGTGCGGCTGTTGCAGGATGCAGGGTACGACCCGCATGTGGTGATGACGGCTGCTGCGGAGAAGTTTGTGACTCCGCTGACGTTTGCAGCGATCTCGGGGCATAGGGTGATTACTTCGTTGTGGAGCGAGGAGGCCGGGACGGGTTCTGCTGAGGAAGATCCCGAGGCCGAGCATAGCAGCGTGGAGCATATACAGGCGGCACAGTCGACGAGGCTGCTGGTGGTGGCTCCGGCGACGGCGAATATGCTGGCGAAGTTTGCGCATGGACTGGCGGATGATTTTCTTTCGACGATGTATTTGGCAACGACGGCTCCGGTGATTGTGGCTCCGGCGATGAATGTGAATATGTGGGAGCATCCTGCAGTGCAGGCGAATGTGGCCACGCTGCGGGCGCGGGGCGTGAAGGTGATTGAGCCGGGGAGCGGGTATCTGGCGTGCGGGATGGTGGGGGGTGGACGGCTGGCTGAGCCTGCGTCGATTGTGACTGCGGTTGCGGAGATGTTGGCTGAAGATGCGAGAGATGACGCAGGGCAGCAGGGGCGGCGGGATTTTACCGGCGAGGTGGTGCTGGTGACGGCGGGTGGGACGCGGGAGCCGATCGATCCGGTGCGGTATATCGGGAACCGATCGAGTGGACGGATGGGATATGCGGTCGCGGAGGCGGCGATGCGACGGGGGGCGAGAGTGGTGTTGATTAGTGCTCCGACGACGCTGCCTTGTCCGGCAGGTATTGAGGTGGAGCAGGTGGTGAGCGTGGAGGATATGCGGGCGGCTGTGATGGCTCAGCTGAACGAGGCTACGGTGGTGGTGATGGCTGCGGCGGTGAGTGACTATCGGGTGAAGGATGTTGCGGACCGGAAGATGAAACGCGATGGGGCGCAGGCGATTTCGTTGGAGCTTGCGGGAACGGTAGACATTTTGCGCGAGGTGGTGGGGCGGCGGCGGGATGGGACGCTGGTGGTCGGGTTCGCGGCGGAGACCGAGGATGCGATAGCGAATGGGCGCGGCAAGCTGGAGCGTAAGGGCGTGGACGCGGTGGTGGTGAACGATGTTTCGAAGGAAGGGATTGGGTTCGATTCGGAGCAGAACGCGGGGAGCTTTTTGACGAAGGATGGGATGGTTGAGTTTCCGGTGATGAGCAAGGCGGAGATGGCGGAACGGATCCTGGACGAGGTGTTGAAGCTGCGGGTCGGGACTGCTCATTGA
- the ruvA gene encoding Holliday junction branch migration protein RuvA, producing MQHHRTNPNQHATITNSMIAHLRGRLLSKTPNQAILECAGVGYDVTISVATFSALPNEGTEATLHIHTHVREDQIALFGFSETQEKRLFEKLLTISGIGPKLAITVLSGIDASRLITAIRSGDHATLTRIPGIGKKTSERVVLELKDKLDDLATAIPTTTGGPHHGPAGDDALSALVNLGYPRPIAQKAIETAITKDPNAAHDFETLFRAAMAAIR from the coding sequence ATGCAGCACCACCGAACAAACCCAAACCAACACGCTACAATCACCAACAGCATGATCGCCCACCTTCGCGGACGCCTCCTCTCAAAGACTCCCAATCAAGCCATCCTCGAGTGCGCTGGCGTAGGTTACGACGTCACCATCAGCGTCGCCACCTTCTCCGCGCTGCCCAACGAAGGCACCGAAGCCACGCTTCACATCCACACCCACGTCCGCGAAGACCAGATCGCCCTCTTCGGATTCTCTGAAACTCAGGAGAAGCGCCTCTTCGAAAAGCTCCTGACCATCTCCGGCATCGGCCCCAAGCTCGCCATCACGGTCCTCAGCGGCATCGACGCCAGCCGTCTCATCACCGCCATCCGCTCCGGCGATCACGCCACCCTCACCCGCATCCCCGGCATCGGCAAAAAGACCTCCGAACGCGTAGTCCTCGAACTCAAAGACAAACTCGACGACCTCGCCACCGCCATCCCCACCACCACCGGAGGCCCACACCACGGCCCCGCAGGCGACGATGCCCTCTCCGCCTTGGTCAACCTCGGCTACCCCCGCCCCATCGCTCAGAAAGCAATCGAAACTGCCATCACCAAGGACCCCAACGCCGCCCACGACTTCGAAACTCTCTTCCGCGCCGCCATGGCCGCCATCCGCTAA
- the rsfS gene encoding ribosome silencing factor gives MLLAAAAACEDKKAEDIRILALDPAESGLTDYFLICNGTNERQNVAITDEIELRLKREFGVYPNSVEGRRQGEWILMDYVDFIVHVFSAEKRAFYGLERLRKSATTISVADLDAEVAARIKESRAKTTVKKAAVKVAAKKAVKKAIVAAPKKAATKKSTSKKTVAKAPARKTPAKKAPKK, from the coding sequence TTGCTGCTCGCCGCCGCGGCCGCGTGTGAAGACAAGAAAGCTGAAGATATTCGCATTCTCGCGCTGGATCCGGCCGAGAGCGGCCTGACCGATTACTTCCTGATCTGCAACGGAACCAATGAACGGCAGAACGTGGCGATCACAGATGAGATCGAGCTTCGCCTGAAGCGCGAGTTCGGTGTTTATCCCAACTCTGTCGAAGGGCGTCGCCAGGGTGAATGGATCTTGATGGACTATGTCGATTTCATCGTTCATGTGTTTTCGGCCGAGAAACGCGCGTTTTACGGTCTTGAGCGACTGCGAAAATCAGCGACTACGATCAGTGTGGCCGATCTTGATGCAGAGGTAGCCGCCCGTATCAAGGAAAGTCGCGCCAAGACGACGGTCAAAAAAGCGGCTGTGAAGGTCGCGGCTAAAAAGGCTGTTAAGAAGGCTATTGTGGCCGCTCCCAAAAAGGCAGCGACTAAGAAAAGCACCTCGAAGAAGACGGTGGCCAAAGCTCCGGCGAGAAAGACGCCAGCGAAGAAAGCTCCAAAGAAGTGA
- the nadD gene encoding nicotinate-nucleotide adenylyltransferase — MRVALFGGSFDPPHHGHLAIATAAANALRLDSVLFAPAGRQPLKLDGTVTSFEDRLAMVELACLEDSRFTASEIDAPRADGLPNYTVETLSELERRMPEAKRFNLVGADSFLSLPRWHEPARLLELAEWIVVSRPGFEIGSLSLLGLDVHQQSRVHVLNNVHEDIAATGLRGRLETGDPCRDLIAPAVLDYIQSHHLYQ; from the coding sequence ATGCGCGTAGCTCTCTTCGGTGGCAGTTTCGACCCGCCGCATCATGGTCATCTTGCCATCGCTACGGCGGCGGCGAATGCGCTTCGACTGGATTCTGTTTTGTTCGCTCCTGCGGGCCGTCAGCCCCTGAAGCTTGATGGGACGGTCACTTCTTTTGAGGACCGGCTTGCGATGGTCGAGCTTGCGTGCCTTGAGGATTCTCGATTTACGGCATCGGAGATCGATGCGCCCCGGGCCGACGGGTTGCCGAACTACACGGTGGAGACTTTGAGCGAATTAGAGCGGAGGATGCCGGAGGCTAAGCGCTTCAATCTGGTGGGAGCGGACAGTTTCCTGAGCCTGCCGCGATGGCACGAGCCAGCACGCCTACTGGAACTGGCTGAGTGGATTGTTGTGAGCCGGCCAGGGTTCGAGATTGGGAGCCTCTCTTTGTTGGGGCTCGATGTGCATCAGCAGAGCCGTGTACACGTTCTGAACAACGTTCATGAAGATATTGCCGCGACCGGACTTCGCGGTCGACTGGAGACGGGTGATCCTTGTCGCGATCTGATCGCGCCGGCCGTTTTGGATTACATACAGAGCCACCACCTTTACCAATAG
- a CDS encoding methyltransferase domain-containing protein, whose amino-acid sequence MTEFLTLPALPTFRDPAGSVEVRPDGAYRSIYAPFDTEILAFLELPLASELVAQGRLVASEIVSGTDAETLVLRHPRISFQSYPWEWSPGMWLAAAELTLTLCSDLVKDGWQLKDATPLNVLFRGARPVFVDVLSIERVDPHQPIWLAYGQFVRTFLLPMLAHSRLGWPLQLSLTRRDGYEPEEVYPALSLASRITRPALSAVTLPSLLAKTKKGSSGAVATRSVKDPGLAKEILLRTLKTLLKQMRKVTPAHRSSTWSDYAETANHYSDDDHEEKRRFVRVALGKARPSKALDVGCNTGVYSNLAADAGAEVVSIDTDLQAVDRLFAGLKVSGKNILPLCVDLAHPTPAAGWENRESASFLDRCVGQFDTVMMLAVLHHLLLHNQIPMKSVAALCSKLTTQHLIVEWVPPTDPKFQELLRGRAALYEHITEASFREAFYDDFSVSEELTLANGRILFHLRKR is encoded by the coding sequence ATGACAGAATTTTTGACACTCCCCGCCCTTCCTACCTTTCGCGATCCTGCGGGCAGCGTCGAGGTTCGTCCTGACGGAGCATACCGGAGCATTTACGCTCCTTTCGACACAGAGATTCTCGCCTTCCTGGAATTGCCGCTCGCGTCCGAACTGGTCGCGCAGGGACGGCTTGTAGCCAGCGAGATCGTTTCGGGGACAGATGCGGAGACGCTGGTGCTGCGCCATCCGCGCATTTCGTTTCAATCCTATCCCTGGGAGTGGAGTCCGGGGATGTGGCTTGCCGCGGCGGAGCTTACGTTGACTCTGTGCAGCGACCTGGTCAAGGACGGTTGGCAGCTGAAGGATGCAACGCCGCTGAATGTGCTGTTTCGAGGAGCACGGCCGGTCTTCGTCGATGTGCTTTCCATCGAGCGTGTCGATCCGCACCAACCAATCTGGCTCGCCTATGGCCAGTTCGTTCGGACGTTTCTCTTGCCGATGCTGGCTCACTCACGTCTGGGATGGCCGCTGCAACTTTCGCTGACGCGCCGCGATGGATATGAACCGGAGGAGGTCTATCCCGCGCTCTCGTTGGCTTCGCGGATCACGCGACCTGCGCTGTCAGCTGTCACGCTCCCTTCTCTGTTGGCGAAGACAAAGAAGGGAAGTTCCGGCGCGGTTGCAACGCGATCGGTAAAGGATCCCGGTCTTGCGAAAGAGATTCTGCTCAGGACGTTGAAAACTCTACTGAAGCAGATGCGGAAGGTGACACCGGCTCATCGCTCCTCGACCTGGTCGGATTATGCTGAGACCGCGAACCACTACAGCGACGACGATCACGAGGAAAAGCGAAGGTTTGTGAGGGTCGCACTGGGGAAAGCACGGCCTTCGAAAGCGCTCGACGTGGGTTGCAATACGGGGGTTTACTCAAACCTGGCGGCAGACGCGGGAGCCGAGGTGGTATCGATCGACACCGATCTGCAGGCGGTCGATCGTTTATTCGCGGGTCTGAAGGTGAGCGGGAAGAACATTCTTCCGCTCTGTGTCGATCTTGCACATCCTACCCCGGCGGCTGGTTGGGAGAATCGCGAGAGCGCGTCCTTTCTGGATCGCTGTGTCGGCCAATTCGATACCGTGATGATGCTTGCGGTGTTGCACCATCTACTGCTTCACAACCAGATACCAATGAAGAGTGTCGCCGCGCTCTGTAGCAAGCTGACCACGCAACACCTGATCGTGGAATGGGTGCCACCGACGGATCCTAAATTTCAGGAGCTTCTCCGGGGCCGTGCGGCACTCTACGAGCACATTACCGAGGCATCCTTTCGCGAGGCCTTCTATGACGACTTCTCAGTCTCTGAGGAGCTGACTCTGGCCAATGGTCGAATCCTCTTTCACCTTCGAAAGAGATAG
- a CDS encoding carboxypeptidase regulatory-like domain-containing protein: protein MIKTLPRSVCLWFLLGSCVAAQDKVTKLRGTVQDATTKNPVAGATVSASGDTAQQSEITDGKGFFRLLIEGVPPGDLVHIRVEKAGYAAYDQQFAASEEIPLNILLRRTTTATPPPNRKTIEPAAPVDPVTARFVQEMKDPNYTVRLNALKVLVDSAPTDSAAMSAVIAAALDFSYQIKLNAIQAIERLKPTSKDAVTNLLVDLHDIEPLVQAQSIDALGSFPKDKDAQAALFRLLGTPPSINERAMYSLVRSGVEDPRLSEAIFYEVTIGNQYAVGVMSKETPLSPEWISRLIAELGKNLDFSQSFKAQGIIRVLLKGGGEAGHKAMHQFLATADPYRQSRLVLCWLEVDHKAKDEILQVVRVTDITTELRKALASTQPESVFLSYVVYVSDAPTGCSRGVTLRAAMGMLMLDLEPHKDAWDALAFDLDRTHHSEVACSVYSGTVLVWLGQSRAKPIIPLLIDDLRCNGSPQFDFSEEPPTRPGQRPTQPQPRPSVNRDLILIVKTTLVKIGDEDTITLLQQYAAQGMIICGHKSEDPDPDGKKRLADLIARIRSRTDK from the coding sequence ATGATCAAGACGCTCCCACGCTCGGTTTGCCTCTGGTTCCTTTTAGGTTCCTGCGTTGCCGCGCAGGACAAAGTCACCAAATTAAGAGGAACCGTTCAGGATGCAACAACCAAAAACCCTGTTGCCGGGGCGACTGTCAGTGCGTCGGGAGATACTGCGCAGCAGAGCGAAATCACCGATGGTAAGGGATTCTTCCGGCTCCTAATCGAAGGGGTCCCTCCAGGGGACCTGGTACACATTCGCGTGGAGAAGGCAGGTTACGCCGCTTACGATCAGCAGTTTGCCGCGTCGGAGGAGATTCCTCTCAACATTTTGCTTCGGCGTACAACCACAGCAACACCACCGCCTAATCGGAAGACGATCGAGCCAGCCGCGCCAGTCGATCCGGTCACCGCTCGCTTTGTCCAGGAGATGAAGGATCCTAATTACACGGTCCGGCTCAATGCTCTTAAGGTGCTGGTCGATAGCGCTCCGACCGACAGCGCCGCGATGTCGGCGGTAATTGCAGCTGCGCTCGATTTTTCTTACCAGATCAAGCTGAACGCTATACAAGCCATTGAGCGGTTGAAACCCACCTCGAAGGATGCGGTTACGAATCTCCTGGTCGATCTGCACGATATCGAGCCTCTTGTGCAAGCCCAGTCAATTGACGCTCTGGGCAGCTTCCCCAAAGACAAGGATGCGCAAGCTGCTCTCTTTCGATTGCTGGGGACTCCACCGTCAATCAACGAACGAGCGATGTACAGCCTGGTTCGGTCAGGAGTAGAGGATCCGCGGCTTTCGGAGGCCATATTCTACGAGGTAACGATTGGGAACCAGTATGCGGTCGGTGTGATGTCGAAGGAAACTCCCTTATCGCCGGAGTGGATCTCCCGGCTAATTGCGGAGCTGGGAAAGAACCTCGATTTTTCACAAAGCTTCAAGGCGCAGGGAATCATCCGGGTTTTGCTGAAGGGTGGCGGCGAAGCGGGGCATAAGGCGATGCATCAGTTTCTGGCTACCGCCGATCCTTACCGCCAGTCGCGCCTTGTACTGTGCTGGCTCGAAGTAGATCATAAGGCAAAGGACGAGATTCTTCAGGTCGTTCGCGTAACCGATATCACTACCGAGTTGAGAAAGGCGTTGGCCAGCACGCAGCCGGAGTCGGTCTTCCTTTCGTACGTGGTTTATGTTTCCGATGCACCTACTGGTTGCTCCCGCGGTGTCACGCTGAGAGCAGCGATGGGTATGCTGATGCTGGATCTGGAGCCTCACAAAGATGCGTGGGACGCCCTGGCCTTCGACCTGGATCGCACCCACCATTCTGAAGTGGCGTGCAGCGTCTATTCTGGTACTGTACTTGTCTGGCTCGGTCAGTCTCGGGCGAAACCAATAATCCCGTTATTGATTGACGACCTGCGATGTAATGGGAGCCCACAGTTCGATTTTTCGGAGGAGCCTCCCACCCGCCCGGGACAACGTCCCACGCAGCCTCAGCCTCGACCTTCCGTGAACCGAGATTTAATACTGATTGTGAAGACCACACTGGTCAAGATTGGCGATGAGGATACGATAACCCTTCTTCAGCAGTATGCAGCACAGGGGATGATCATCTGCGGGCATAAGAGTGAAGATCCTGATCCTGATGGGAAGAAGAGGCTAGCAGACTTGATCGCCCGCATTCGCAGCCGAACCGATAAATGA
- a CDS encoding carboxypeptidase regulatory-like domain-containing protein: protein MEVQIFRTLGGIAGLAGLAIGMILFLYREILRKNVFPTLTKRDAYRLLRNIAILSWSIAMFGILGWAWSTAILHRSQPAPDGVAAAPDEALVIAGTVVDQSTNMGIGQATIVIDGQSSSFTSEDTGNFRIALPGINRDPVRLSVTKNGYFKVDQSVIPPTHALILQMRPK from the coding sequence ATGGAAGTCCAGATTTTTCGGACACTCGGAGGCATTGCGGGGCTGGCCGGATTGGCCATTGGGATGATCCTGTTCTTGTATCGCGAGATTCTTCGTAAAAACGTTTTTCCGACCCTTACCAAAAGGGATGCCTATCGACTTTTGAGAAACATTGCAATCCTCTCGTGGAGTATTGCGATGTTCGGGATTCTCGGCTGGGCCTGGTCGACAGCAATTCTGCATAGGAGTCAACCTGCACCCGACGGCGTCGCTGCCGCACCTGATGAAGCGCTGGTCATTGCCGGAACGGTGGTGGATCAGTCAACTAATATGGGGATTGGCCAAGCTACCATCGTAATTGACGGGCAGAGTTCCAGTTTCACCTCGGAAGATACCGGCAACTTTCGAATTGCATTGCCCGGAATAAATCGGGATCCCGTTCGGCTCTCGGTGACAAAAAACGGCTATTTCAAAGTAGATCAGTCAGTGATTCCTCCCACCCACGCCCTGATTCTGCAGATGCGGCCTAAGTGA
- a CDS encoding 23S rRNA (pseudouridine(1915)-N(3))-methyltransferase RlmH, with protein MKITLAAVLSTRSLPEAGGRWFDDYVSRIARYTPCESQAFESEKALLEWIERQQGRTRAYAILFDSRGRQYSSEEFAGQVGRLRDEGTQRVVFAIGPADGWSAAAKQRADLLLSLGLMTLPHQLARVVVAEQVYRAFTILAGHPYHSGH; from the coding sequence ATGAAGATCACGCTCGCAGCGGTTCTATCGACGCGATCGCTCCCCGAGGCCGGGGGACGGTGGTTCGACGACTATGTCAGCCGCATTGCTCGATATACTCCTTGCGAATCGCAGGCGTTTGAATCGGAAAAGGCGCTGCTTGAGTGGATCGAACGGCAGCAGGGTCGCACCCGTGCCTATGCGATTCTGTTTGACAGTCGCGGGCGGCAGTATAGCTCTGAGGAGTTTGCCGGTCAGGTCGGGCGGCTTCGTGATGAGGGAACCCAGCGGGTGGTATTCGCCATCGGTCCGGCGGATGGATGGTCTGCTGCGGCCAAACAGCGCGCCGATCTTCTTCTCTCCCTGGGGCTCATGACTCTGCCCCATCAACTGGCCAGGGTCGTTGTGGCCGAGCAAGTCTACCGCGCCTTTACCATCCTGGCAGGCCACCCCTATCATTCAGGTCACTGA
- a CDS encoding proline iminopeptidase-family hydrolase: MNRRSFLASTAASVLATATGNKALASVSTPQLSRYTAPPRDTLNPQGIRTAGIRMVPVVQGKYKVWTKRLGSGSTKVLLLHGGPGFSHEYLEAMESFLPDAGIEIYYYDQLGCNNSDQPDDPSLWTLARYTEEVEEVRRGLGLDQFVLYGHSWGGILAIEYALKYQQHLKGLVISNMTAGTQSYLKRTAKLKHQLLSPTSLRTLEALEAKNAYDSPEYEKIMMTELYPQMICRTKPWPEPVDRAFRHSNQKIYNQMQGVSEFVVTGNLKDWERWDRLHEIKTKALTIGARYDEMDPKDMTKMATLMPNASSFICPDGSHLCMWDDQAFYFKNLLSYLQTL; this comes from the coding sequence GTGAATCGTCGTAGTTTCCTGGCTTCAACCGCTGCATCCGTACTAGCCACCGCGACTGGCAATAAAGCCCTGGCATCTGTCTCCACCCCGCAGTTGTCTCGCTACACCGCGCCGCCTAGAGACACTCTGAATCCGCAGGGTATCCGCACTGCAGGAATCCGTATGGTTCCTGTCGTCCAAGGCAAGTACAAGGTGTGGACCAAGCGGCTCGGCAGCGGTTCCACCAAGGTGTTGCTGCTCCACGGCGGCCCCGGCTTCAGTCACGAGTATCTCGAAGCGATGGAGTCCTTCCTGCCCGACGCAGGCATCGAGATCTACTACTACGACCAACTCGGCTGCAACAACTCCGACCAGCCCGACGACCCTTCCCTATGGACACTCGCCCGCTACACCGAAGAAGTCGAAGAGGTGCGTCGCGGCCTCGGGCTCGATCAGTTCGTCCTCTACGGCCACTCCTGGGGCGGCATCCTCGCCATCGAGTACGCCCTCAAATACCAGCAGCACCTCAAGGGCCTCGTCATCTCAAACATGACCGCCGGTACGCAGTCTTATCTCAAGCGCACGGCCAAACTGAAGCACCAGCTTCTCTCCCCAACCTCTCTCAGGACTTTGGAAGCACTCGAAGCAAAGAACGCCTACGACTCCCCCGAATACGAAAAGATCATGATGACGGAGCTCTACCCTCAGATGATCTGCCGCACCAAACCCTGGCCCGAGCCCGTCGACCGCGCCTTCCGCCACTCCAATCAAAAGATCTACAACCAGATGCAGGGCGTCAGCGAGTTCGTCGTCACCGGCAACCTCAAAGACTGGGAGCGCTGGGACCGCCTGCACGAGATCAAAACCAAAGCCCTCACCATCGGCGCACGCTACGACGAGATGGACCCCAAGGACATGACAAAGATGGCCACCCTCATGCCCAACGCATCCTCCTTCATCTGCCCCGACGGCAGCCATCTCTGCATGTGGGACGACCAAGCCTTCTACTTCAAAAACCTTCTAAGCTATCTGCAAACCTTATAG